In Streptomyces sp. NBC_01231, the sequence GCGGCGCTCAGCGGTAGAGAGGGAGCCGACGGCTTCGGCTTCGACATCCTCGCCGCCGCCCTCGTCCTGGTGCTCACGGCCGTCCTCGTCGTCGGCACGAAGCTCTCCGCGCGGGTCACCGCCGTCGTGGTCGCCATCAAGGTGGCCGTCGTCCTGACCGTGATCGTCGCGGGCGCCTTCCTCATCGACGGCGACAACTACGACCCGTTCATCCCCAAGGCGCAGACCGTGGACGCGGGCGGTGGTCTCGACTCCCCGCTCATCCAGCTGATGTTCGGCTGGGCTCCCTCCAACTTCGGCGTGATGGGCATCTTCACCGCCGCCTCCGTCGTCTTCTTCGCGTTCATCGGCTTCGACGTGGTGGCCACCGCCGCGGAGGAGACCCGTCACCCGCAGCGCGACATGCCCCGCGGCATCCTCGGCTCGCTCCTCATCTGCACCACCCTGTACGTCCTCGTGTCGATCGTGGTGACCGGCATGCAGCACTACACCAAGCTGTCCGTGGACGCCCCGCTGGCGGACGCGTTCAAGGCCACCGGGCATCCCTGGTTCGCCGGCTTCATCAGCTTCGGCGCCGCGGTCGGTCTGACGACGGTCTGCATGATCCTGCTGCTCGGCCAGACCCGGGTCTTCTTCGCGATGAGCCGCGACGGGCTGCTGCCCCGCCTCTTCTCCCACGTCCACCCGCGGTTCAAGACCCCGCACCGCCCGACCATCCTGCTCGGTGTGATCATCGCGATCCTCGCCGGCTTCACCAGCCTGAGCGAGCTCGCCGAGCTGGTGAACATCGGCACGCTGTTCGCGTTCATCGTCGTCGCCATCGGGGTGATCATCCTCCGCAGGACCCGCCCCGACCTGCCCCGCACCTTCCGCACCCCGCTGGTGCCCGTCCTGCCGATCGTGTCGGTGGTCGCCTCCCTGTGGCTGATGCTCAACCTGCCGGCCGAGACCTGGCTGCGCTTCGGCATCTGGATGGCCGTCGGCTTCGCCGTGTACTTCCTCTACGGCCGCGGCCACAGCCGTCTCGGACTGCAACAGCGGGCCACCGCCGGCCAGGCGGCGAAGCCGCCGCACGGCACCGCGGAGTAGCCGACGCGGAGTAACCGACCGGCTCCGGTGAAGTGGCGGGCCGGGCCGAGGGCGGTGGTGCCGACGTGCACGGTCAGGACGGCCTGACCGTGCGCGGCCCCGTCACCTCCGCCCCCAACTCGCCCACCCTGCGCCTGAGTTCGCGATCCGCCGTGACGACCAGCACGGGGCGCCCGCCGGCCCGCGCCACCAGCTCGACCATGTGGTCGTCCCCGCTGCCGGGCGCCGCCTCGACCCGTACCCCCGGCACCGGCTCCACACCACGCGCCGCGCCCTCGACCACGAGAACGATCTCCACGGGGCCGGAACGCCCCGGCACGCCGTCCGCCGCCAGGCGGTCCCGCAGCCGTTCCGCGGCCCCTCGCCGGTCCCGCCACCAACCGTCGGGCACCGACCCGACGACGTTCGCGGCGTCCACGATCACCAGCAGCGGGGCGTTGTCGTCCATGCGGCCAGGGTGCCACGCGCCGCGCCCCGGGGCCTACGCCCCGGCAGCGCGGGGCCGCCCCGTCGGCCCCCTCAGGTCTCAGGCTTCCTTCTCGTCGAAACTGGCGAAGTAGGCGGCGACCATGTCCTCGTCGGCGTGTCCCTGCGCGGCGGCCCGCTCCAGCCGCTCCGCGCTCGCGGCGGCCACGTCGAGCCGTACGCCGCTCAGCTCGCCGGCCCGGACGATGAGCCGGGCATCCTTGGCGGCCGTGGAGACCGCGAACTGGGCGGGCGTGAGCCGGTCGTCGAGCACGAGCTGGGACTTGGCCCGCAGATAGCCCATGTCGAGCGGGCCGCCGGCGATGGCCTCGAAGAAGGTGTGCGGGTCCACGCCGAGTGCCTGGGACAGGGCCAGCACCTCACCGGCGGCCGCGGTGGCGGCGATGACCCAGCTGTTGGCCACCAGCTTCAGCCGGGTCGCGCTGCCCTGGGCGCCGTCCTCGCCGGTCCACACGATGCGGGCGCCGACCGCGTCCAGGACGGGAGCCACCGCGTCGCGGCTCCCGGTGGGCCCGGCGGCCAGGACGAGCAGCTGTCCGGCCTCGGCGGGCTCGCGGGTGCCCAGCACCGGCGCGTCGAAGAAGACCAGCCGGTGCGCGCGGGCGAAGTCGGCCAGCTCGCCGATCATCTCGATGCCGGCGGTCGTCGACTGGAGCCAGGCGGCCCCCGGACGCAGGGCGGACGCCGCCTGGCCCATGACGTCGAGGGCGGCGGGACCGTCGTACAGCATGGTGAGGACGACATCGGCGTCCCGGACGGCCTCGGCCGGGGTGTCGGTGACCGTGATGCCGTCGGCGCCGAGCGGCTCGGCCTTGTCGCGGGTGCGGTTCCAGGCCCGGACGGTGTGCCCCGCGCGGGCCAGGTTGCGGGCCATCCCGGCTCCCATGATCCCGGTGCCCAGGACGCTTACGGTGATGCTGTCGGTCATGACGTCGACTTCCTGTTCTCGTACGGCGGTTCTCGTACGGCGGTTCTCGCTGAGGACCAGCCTGCCCGTTCACGGCGACGACAGCCCGCGGGGGCGACGCCTGTCAGGGGGTGGAACGCGCCGGGTCCCCACGTCCGCTTAGAGTGAACCGGTGAACGGCGACTGGCTCATACGCGGCCGTGACGGCCGGCTCAGCGTGTATCTGCCCGCGGATGACGCCGTCCTGTGCCGGGCCGAGCGCGGCCCGGACGGCCCGTGGGACGCTCCCCGCCGGGTGGGCGGCGACCAGCGGCTGCAGCCCGTGCTCGCGGTCGGGCAGGGCGGCGACGGCTACGCCCATCTGGCCGCCTGGCGGACCGTCAAGCCCGGTCAGTCGGCCCTGGTGCACTCGACGCACTTCCGGCCCCGCCTCGCGGCCCTCGACTGGAGTCCGATCGGGCACCCCGACAAGGCGGGCGAGCGCACCGGCGTGCCCGCCGTCGCGGTCGACGCCCAGGGCCGCGCCCATGTCTTCGTCCGCAACAAGGGCGGCGGGGTGAGCATGGTCGCGCAGAAGGAGAAGGGCGGCTGGAACCCCTGGCGCGACCTCAAGGGGCGTGACACGCAGGACGAGTTGGCGGCGGTGACGGGGGAGTCCGGACGCGTCGAGCTGTACGCGGCCACGTCCGGCGGGATGTCGCACTGGCGTCAGGAGGAGGCGGGCGCCCAGCCGGTTCTGGGGGAGACGATCGAGATCCCGGTCCGTCCCGGCACCCTGCGCGCCCTGGCCACCTCCCCGGACAGCAGCACGCTCTTCTTCACGGACGTCTCCGGTGACCTGTGCGCCTGGCGTCCCGGCGCCAAGCCCGTCACCCTGCTGGCCTCCGCCGGTCCCGGCCCGGTCGCCGCCGTGCGCTGCGAACTCGACGGCCATGACTGCACGTTGCTCGCCCAGCGTTCCGCGAGCGGCCGGGTCGCCTTCGCCGCGTACCCCACCGAGCAGGAGTCGGCCGGCGCCTGGTGGACCGAGTCGGGGCCCCAACTCCCCCTGGACTCCGAGGTGTCGCTGGCCGTGGACGAGGACGACCGGGTGGTCGCGGCCACCCTCTCCCCGTCCACCGGACACCTGTTGCTGACCCGGCGCAAGGACGAGCCGGGGCTGGCCCTGGAGGCCTGGCGCCCCGTCTGAAGTCCCCGGCCCCGAGGGCGGCGTGACGTCCCGTCACCTGACGCCGGTACCTGGCACAGGGACCTGACGCGGAAAGCTGATGCGTCAGAGACCTGGGACACATGAAACGCACAGAGGGTTGTACGGACGTGCGCGTGACAAGGGCAACGTCAAGAATCTGTGGGTAAAGCGTGAAAATCCTTGTTAGCCTCCCTGCGTTTGTTCGATTTCTATCGGGAGACCGACGTATCACCGGCAGCCGACCGAGAGGTCGGTGCAACGGGGTTGGGAATGTTGTTGTGAGCAGATCCTCCACGGTGGATCTTGTCGTTGTCGGACTCGGTTACGTGGGGCTGCCGCTGGCCCGCTCCGCCGCCGGCGCGGGCCTGAAGGTGATCGGTCTCGACCGCAGCCGGCGTGTGGTCGACCAACTGAACGCCGGCCGTTCACATGTGGACGACATCACCGACTCCGAGGTCGGCGCGATGCTCGATCAGGGTTTCCAGGCGGTCGACCGGGCCGAGGTCATCGCCGATGCCGCCGCCGTCGTCGTCTGCGTCCCCACCCCGCTCACCGACCACGGCGCCCCCGACCTCGGCGCGGTGCACGCCGCCGTGGACGACATCGCCGCCCACCTCAGGCCCGGCACGCTCGTGGTGCTGGAGTCGACGACGTACCCGGGCACCACCGACGAGGTCGTCCGCCCCCGTCTGGAGGCCGGTGGCCTGCGCGTCGGCACCGACTTCCACCTCGCCTTCTCCCCGGAGCGCATCGACCCGGGCAACGCCTCCTTCGGCCTGGAGAACACGCCCAAGGTCGTCGGCGGCATCACCGCCGACTGCACCAAGGCCGCCCGCGCCCTGTACGAGCGCTTCGTGCACCGCGTCGTCGAGGCCAAGGGCACTCGCGAGGCCGAGATGGCCAAGCTGCTGGAGAACACCTACCGGCACGTCAACATCGCGCTCGTCAACGAGATGTCGATGTTCTGCCGCGAGATCGGCGTCGACCTGTGGGACGCGATCAACTGCGCCTCCACCAAGCCGTTCGGCTTCGCACCGTTCTACCCGGGTCCGGGCGTCGGCGGCCACTGCATCCCGATCGACCCCAACTACCTGTCGTACAAGGTGCGTTCGCTCGGCATCCCGTTCCGGTTCGTGGAGCTGGCGCAGGAGATCAACCAGCGCATGCCCGTGCATGTGGTCAACCGTGCCGCCGACCTGCTCAACGACCAGGGCAAGGCCGTCCGCGGTGCCCGTGTGCTGTTACTCGGCGTGACCTACAAGCCGGACATCTCCGACCAGCGGGAGAGCCCGGCCCTCGCGGTGGCGGAGAACCTCCTCGCGCGCGGGGCCGAACTCGTCTACTTCGACCCGCGTGTCGAGGACTGGGAGGTCGCCGGCCGGCGCGTCGAGCGGGTGGACGACTACCTTGCCGAGGCCGCGTCCGCCGACCTCACCGTCCTTCTCCAGCCGCATCGCGAGATCGACCTCGCCGAACTCGCCGACCGTGCAAGGGCGTTGTTCGACACCCGGGGCAAGTCCGCCGACCACCCTCGGGTGGTCAAGCTGTGACGTCCGAAGACCCGTACATAGCCGGAGCCGTCGACTCCGGTGGCGAGCGAGGGCACCGCAAACGCCGGCACCTGAAGGTCTCGTACATCGTCTTCCTCGGCCTCGCCGCGCTGATCGCCACCCGGCTGGACGCGGGCTCCCTGCACCTGTACTCGCTGGGCGCCATGAGTCTGTTGGCCCTGAAGATGTTCGGTGCCCTCTTCTACCGTCCGGCGAAGGCCGGGCGGGAGGAACTGGAGTACCTGGAGGACGCCTGGGTCACCGCGGTCATTCCGATCTACAACGAGGACCCGGTGATGTTCGAGCAGGGCATGCGCAGTCTCCTCGCGCAGAGCCGGCTGCCCAACGAGATCCACATCATCGACGACGCCAGCGCCAGCGACTCCGGCATCCGGACGGCGAAGAAGATCCGCCGCGAGTTCGAGGCCAAGGGCGTCAAGTACACGGTCAGCGTGCAGCCCGAGAACAAGGGCAAGCGCGAGGCCCTCGCCCTGGGGTTCCAGGCCGCGCCCTACTCGGACATCTTCCTCTGCGTCGACTCGGACACCGTGCTGTCCCGGGACACCGTCCGTGAGTTGCTGCTGCCGCTGGCCGACGAGAAGATCATGGCCTCCACCGGCATGGTGCTGGCGCTCAACCATGACAGCAACATCTTCACGCGCCTGCAGGACCTGCGCTACGGCAACTCCTTCCTCTTCGAACGGGCCGCGTACTCGCGCCTGAAGTCGGTCCTGTGCTGCTGCGGCGCGCTCTCCGCCTACCGCGGCACGCTGGTGCGCAAGTACCTCGACGACTTCCTCAACCAGCAGTTCCTGGGGAAGCCGGCCGTCTTCGGCGACGACCGCCGCATGACCAACTACTGCCTGATGGAGGGCCAGGTCGTCTTCCAGGAGACCGCCGTGGGCTACACGGCCGTCCCCGAGAAGCTGCCGCACTTCCTGCGCCAGCAGGTCCGCTGGAACAAGTCCTTCTTCCGCGAGTCCCTGTGGGCCTTCCGCAACCAGAAGAAGTACCGGCCCGCCTTCTGGCTGACCTGCATGGAACTGGCGCTGTGGCTGGTCTTCGGCTCGGCGATGTTCTACTCGATGGTCATCCTGCCCATCATGAAGCCCGCCCAGTTCGTCAACCACATCGGTGACTACCTGGTCTTCATGGTGCTCATGGGCTACCTCCGCAATGTGCGCTACCTCGACTTCCCGCGCCGCGGCATGGGCTTCGTCAAACGGTTCGGCATGTTCCTGCTCGCGCCGATCTACGGCGTGATCCAGCTGACGCTGCTCACCCCGTTGCGCTTCTACGCCCTCTTCACCCTGCACAAGGGCAGTTGGGGCACCCGCCAGGGCGGCGTCGAGGTGTCCGTGGCCGGCGACCACGAGGCCGACGTGACGGAGATCTTCGAGGAAGAGGACCCGTACTCGGACAAGAAGGTCACCGAGACGCTCCAGTTGATGCGCCTCGAAGGCGTGGCCCTGCGCACCCGGCCCCGCCCCTCCGACGGCATCCCCAGCCAGCCGCAGCCGCTGCCCGGGTACGACGAGCAGCACGCGCACGTCCCCCAGCAGCCCGTCACCTGGGGGACACCGGAACCGGCCGGCCGGCAGCAGTGGCAGGGCGGCGGACAGCACGACCCGTACCAGCAGGGGTACGACCCCCAGCACCAGAGCGCCCAGCACCAGGGCGGCTACCCGGACCCGTCCTGGCAGCAGGGCGACGGCCAGGGGCACGGACCGGGCTGGTAGGCCCGGGACGGGCCCTCTCCAGGGCTTCGAGACGGGCCTCTCCAGGGCTCGGTGAACGCAAAAGAGGGGGCGGCCACGTGGCCGCCCCCTCTTTTGCGTTGCCGGGCCTCACGTGTAGGAGGCCATCGCCTCCTCGACCGTGAGCACCGGGATGCCCCGGTCCTTGATCGCCTGCATCAGCGTGGTGAGACCGGCCTTGCCGATCTCCGTGCTGCTCGCCGGGGCGCCCTCGACGATCCTGTGGAGGCACAGGATGAGCCAGTCACCGTTGTTCGCGCATCGGTCGAGCTTGCCGCCCGCGCCCGTCACCTTCGACAGGGCCGTGCCGCCGATGCCCGTGCCGTCGTTGATGCCCGTCAGCGCCTTCAGGCGGTACGGCATGGCCGGGGCGAAGGACTCGATCGTCTCGGAGACGATCGACCGGGCCGTGGTGAAGTGCCGGCTCGCGATCTGGTCCACCGGAACGCCGTCCGTCGTCTTCTCGAACGACCCGTGCGGATAGGCGAAATGCTCGCTGGAGAAGCCGTTGCCCACCAGCCACTCGCGCAGCTTCCGGAAGTCCTCGTCCGCCTGTTCCGCGGTGAGCTTGGGGTAGCTGGCGGTGTGCGTGGCGTTCGCGTAGGAGTGCCCGGCCATCTCCCAGCCCGAGAAGTCCTGCATGGAACGCATCTGATTGACCGTCAGAAAGCTGCCGGTACCGATCGCGTCGGCGATGTTGTAGACCGTGCCCGGGAAGCCGAACTGGTCCATCGCCGGACGGGCCAGGTCGTGGATCGACTTGTGGGAGTCGTCGAAGGTGAGGGAGACGACGCCCTTCGGGAACACCGAGGCGGTGTCCGGTATCAGCTCGACGGCCTGCAGCCGGTAGGTCACCGGCCCGCCCGCGTTGTCGTACACGGCGAACGACATGTCGGTGAAGCCGGTTTTGGTGGACGGTGTGCCCGAGGCGGAGATCGAGTACGTTCCGGCCGCGCCGGCGACGTCGGCCCACTGCAGGTGGACGGTCACCCACTCCCCGGACTGCACGTAGTTGGCCGATGTCGTCGAATGGGCGTGGAAGGTCCAGGAGAAGTAGTTCGCGAGCGAGCCGCTGCCCAGGTAGAAGACCAGCTTGGACAGGTTGGCCACGTCGTCGACCCGGAAGACGAGCCTGATCATCTTGCCGGTCAGGTTCTGCGCCGTCATACCGGTCCTGCGGACGTACGACTGCTTGCCGGTGCCGTTGGTGGTGACCCGCACCGACTGCGTCCCGCGCACGAAGCCCGACGTGTCGTTCGCCTCGGCCGACGCGGTGCCCGCGCCCGCCGGAGTCCAGCCGTGGGAGGCCTGGAACTGCTGGGACCAGGTGGCCCGGCGGTACTTGGGGCGGCGCCCTGACGGGGCGTAGGCCGGAGGCGTGGTGAGGCCTCCGATGGCCGCCTCGGCGGCCGTGGCAGCCGCGGGCTGGGCCGCATGGGCGCCCAGCCACGCACCACCTCCGCCCGCCAGGGCGACACCTCCCGTGCCCCCCATGAGCAGTGCGGCACGCCGGCTCAGTGAGCGGACCGAGGTCCGGGAATGCTCCTTGCTCAACGATTCTCCTGAACGGTGTCGAAGTAGTTCATGCCGTTGTCGCTGTACTCCTTGACCGCCGCGTCGACCTGCTGGGCGGAGAGCACGTCCTCGGCGTTGTAGTACAGCCAGTCGACCTGCATGTCCCAGGCGCGGTCGCCCTTGAACGGCAGGTCGACGAACCAGTGGTTGAAGTTGATCGACATGCCGGCGCGCGGAGCGTACTTGCCGCTGCTGGAGAAGAGTTTCCTGTCGTCCATCCGGTACGTCACCACGTCGTCCTCGACCGTGATCATCATCGTGTGCCAGCCGGCCAGGCTCTTGTTGGTGGTTCTGTAGACGCGGTCGTTCTGCTCGTGGTCGTACCAGGACACGGTGTCGAGCTTCGGACCGAGCCGGCCCCAACCGCCGTTCGGCATGTACTCGTTGTCGAGCTCGCTGTACGTCTTTCCGCTGCCGCCGATGGTGTAGAAGGTCTGGTTGACGTGGTCGCCGCCCTTGCCCTCGGCCGGATCGTCGCTGAAGTGGACCCGGGCGGCGTAGGTTCCGTCGCGGAACTCACGCCTCGCGGTGCCGAGGCTGGCCTGTGAGGTGCCGGACGTGGTGCCGTCGGTGGCCGCGCGCAGGTTCAGCACCTGACCGTCGCCCAGCGCGTCCTTCTCGGCGGGGAAGGTGACCCCGTCGGCCGACCAGGTGTCGTCGATGCCCGGTCCGCCCTTGCTGCTGCGGACCAGCCAGCCGTGCTTGAACAGCGCGGGGTCCTTGGCGCCGACGTAGGCGAAGTTGTCGAACAGCACCCCGGGCGGGGCGGCCGGCAGGGGGGCGGGCGCGGTGGCGGCCTTGGCCGACGCGCCCTTCTCACCGCCGCCGTCCGGCTCGTCACCCCAGGCGAGGACACCCCGCTTGTAGGCGGTGACCGTCTTCGACTCCTTGTACGTGGTCTTCTCCGCGTCGAAGGACCGGTCGTTGGACTGCGTCAGCTTCTTGTGGTCGGCGCGGTACAACTGGACGTCGATGCCCTTGCTGTTGGCGCCCGACTTCAGCGTGCCCGCGTCCTCGGTGAACCGCAGCTCCAGGTAGTGGTCGGCGTCCGCGGTGGGGTCGTCGAGCTTCGTCACGGTCCCGGCGATGTTCGAGCAACCCACGGCGGCCTGGACGCAGTTGTAGGCGTACCCGGAGCCCGCGTCCGTGTCGGCGTCCGCGGTGAAGTAGTACCGCAGCGTCAGATCGGTGAGCGGAAGCGGCTTCTTCGCGTCGTTGAACACCTCGAGCGACGGCTTGGCCGCCGCGGCGGTGGCCGGGGTGTCGGTGCGGTACCGGACGACGAGCTCCGGCGGATCGGGGTTCGCCGCCTTCCACACGGGATACAGCGCGGTGGCACCTGCGGCGACCACACAGACCAGGAGGAGCAGCCTGATCTTGGGCCATAACCGTCGTCGGGGCGGGCGGCGGCGGGTGGACGCCACGAGTACTCCTTCGCACGGCACTGAGCGGTTAGTGGGTCGAAACCGTCAGCACAATGTAAACAACTGGTCGGATTATGTGAGGATCCTATCCGTCGGGGCATGTCAAAGGGGGGCGGAACGCATGGATCGTTACCATGCGCCCCACCCCCCTCAGGGGTATCGCGTTACGCCGGGACGCTCGCCACGCCCGGGGCCAGGAAGGCCTTGCCGTTCACGCGCTCGGAGACACCCTCGCGGTCCAGGTACGGCGTGATGCCGCCCAGGTGGAAGGGCCAGCCGGCACCCGTGATCAGGCAGAGGTCGATGTCCTGGGCCTCGGCGACGACGCCCTCGTCGAGCATGAGCCCGATCTCCTGCGCCACGGTGTCGAGGACGCGCTCGCGGACCCGCTCCTCGGTGAGGACGGTGTCGCCCTGCTTCAGCAGCGCGGCTACCTCCGGGTCCAACTCCGGCTTGCCGCTGTCGTAGACGTAGAAGCCACGCTTGCCCGCCTTGACGACGGCCGCGAGGTTCTCGGAGACCGTGAAGCGGTCCGGGAAGGCCCGGTTGAGGGTCTCGGAGACGTGCAGGCCGATCGCCGGGCCGACCAACTCCAGGAGCACCAGCGGGGACATCGGCAGTCCGAGCGGCTCGACGGCCTTCTCGGCGACCTCGACCGGGGTGCCCTCGTCGATGACGTTCTGGATCTCGCCCATGAAGCGGGTCAGGATGCGGTTGACGACGAACGCCGGGGCGTCCTTCACCAGAACCGCCGTCTTCTTCAGCTTCTTGGCGACACCGAACGCGGTGGCCAGCGAGGCGTCGTCGGTCTGCTCGCCGCGGACGATCTCGAGCAGCGGGAGGATCGCGACCGGGTTGAAGAAGTGGAAGCCCACGACCCGCTCGGGGTTCTTCAGCTTCGACGCCATCTCGGTGACCGACAGCGAGGAGGTGTTGGTGGCGAGGATCGCGTGCGCCGGGGCGACCGCCTCGACCTCCGCGAACACCTGCTGCTTGACACCGATCTCCTCGAACACGGCCTCGATGATGAAGTCCGCGTCCGCGAAGCCCTCGGCCTTGTCCAGCACACCGGAGACCAGGGCCTTGAGGCGGTTGGCCTTGTCCTGGTTGATGCGGCCCTTGCCGAGCAGCTTGTCGATCTCGGCGTGGACGTAGCCCACACCCTTGTCGACGCGCTCCTGGTCGATGTCGGTCAGGACGACCGGCACCTCGAGGCGGCGCAGGAACAGCAGCGCGAGCTGCGAGGCCATCAGACCGGCGCCGACGACACCCACCTTGGTGACCGGGCGGGCCAGCGACTTGTCCGGCGCACCGGCCGGGCGCTTGGCGCGCTTCTGCACCAGGTTGAACGCGTAGATGCCGGACCGCAGTTCGCCACCCATGATCAGGTCGGCGAGCGCCTTGTCCTCGGCGTCGTACCCCTGCTGGAGGTCGCCGTTCTTGGCGGCGGCGATGATGTCGAGGGCGCGGTAGGCGGCCGGAGCGGCCCCGTGCACCTTGCTGTCCGCGATGAAGCGGCCCTTGGCGACGGCCTGGTCCCAGGCCTCGCCGCGGTCGATCACCGGGCGCTCGACCTCGACGTCGCCCTTGAGGACCTGGGCGGTCCAGATCAGCGACTGCTCCAGGAAGTCGGCGCCCTCGAAGATCGCGTCGGCGATCCCGAGGTCGAAGACCTGCTGACCCTTGAGCTGCTTGTTCTGGTTGAGCGAGTTCTCGATGATCACCGAGACGGCCTTGTCGGCGCCGATCAGGTTCGGCAGCAGGGTGCAGCCGCCCCAGCCGGGGACCAGACCGAGGAAGACCTCGGGGAGGGAGAACGCCGGGAGCGCCTTGGAGACGGTCCGGTACGCGCAGTGCAGACCGACCTCGACGCCGCCGCCCATCGCCGCGCCGTTGTAGTACGCGAAGGTCGGGACCGCGATGCCGGCCAGCCGCTTGAAGACCTCGTGGCCGCCCTTGCCGATGGCCAGCGCGTCCTTGTGCTCCTTCAGCAGCTCGACGCCCTTGAGGTCGGCGCCGACGGCGAAGATGAACGGCTTGCCGGTGATGCCGACACCGACGATCTCGCCGGCCGTGGCCTCCTTCTCGACCTGGTCGATGGCGGTGTCGAGGTTCGCCAGCGACGCCGGACCGAAGGTGGTCGGCTTGGTGTGGTCGAAGCCGTTGTCCAGCGTGATGAGCGCGAACCGGCCCGCACCGAACGGCAGGTCGAGGTGGCGGACGTGCGCCGACGTCACGACCTCGTCGGGGAACAGCTCGGCCGCGCCCTTCAGGAGTTCAGTGGTGCTCACTTGTCGCCTCCGGCGTCCTTGTGGTGCGGGTTCTCCCAGATGACCGTCGCGCCCATGCCGAAGCCGACGCACATGGTGGTGAGGCCGTAACGGACCTCCGGCTGCTCCTCGAACTGGCGGGCCAGCTGCGTCATCAGACGGACGCCGGAGGAGGCCAGCGGGTGGCCGTACGCGATGGCTCCGCCGTACTGGTTGACGCGGGCGTCGTCGTCCGCGATGCCGTAGTGCTCCAGGAAGGCCAGGACCTGGACCGCGAAGGCCTCGTTGACCTCGAAGAGGTTGATGTCCTCGATCGACAGACCGGCCTGGGCGAGGGCCTTCTCGGTGGCCGGGATCGGGCCGTAGCCCATGACCTCCGGCTCGACACCCGCGAAGGCGTAGGAGACCAGGCGCATCTTCACCGGCAGGTTGTGCTCGCGGGCGAAGTCCTCGCTCGCGATGATCGACGCGGTGGCGCCGTCGTTCAGACCGGCCGCGTTGCCGGCGGTTACCCGGCCGTGCACGCGGAACGGGGTCTTGAGGCCGGAGAGGTTCTCCAGCGTGGTGCCCGGGCGCATGGGCTCGTCGGCGGTGACCAGACCCCAGCCCGTCTCACCGGCCTCGGCGTTGGTGCGGCGCACCGAGATCGGGACCAGGTCGGCCTGGATCTTGCCGTTGGCGTACGCCTTCGCGGCCTTCTCCTGCGAGCGCACCGCGTACTCGTCGGCGCGCTGCTTGGTGATGGTCGGGTAGCGGTCGTGCAGGTTCTCGGCGGTCATGCCCATGAACAGGGCG encodes:
- a CDS encoding glycosyltransferase; amino-acid sequence: MTSEDPYIAGAVDSGGERGHRKRRHLKVSYIVFLGLAALIATRLDAGSLHLYSLGAMSLLALKMFGALFYRPAKAGREELEYLEDAWVTAVIPIYNEDPVMFEQGMRSLLAQSRLPNEIHIIDDASASDSGIRTAKKIRREFEAKGVKYTVSVQPENKGKREALALGFQAAPYSDIFLCVDSDTVLSRDTVRELLLPLADEKIMASTGMVLALNHDSNIFTRLQDLRYGNSFLFERAAYSRLKSVLCCCGALSAYRGTLVRKYLDDFLNQQFLGKPAVFGDDRRMTNYCLMEGQVVFQETAVGYTAVPEKLPHFLRQQVRWNKSFFRESLWAFRNQKKYRPAFWLTCMELALWLVFGSAMFYSMVILPIMKPAQFVNHIGDYLVFMVLMGYLRNVRYLDFPRRGMGFVKRFGMFLLAPIYGVIQLTLLTPLRFYALFTLHKGSWGTRQGGVEVSVAGDHEADVTEIFEEEDPYSDKKVTETLQLMRLEGVALRTRPRPSDGIPSQPQPLPGYDEQHAHVPQQPVTWGTPEPAGRQQWQGGGQHDPYQQGYDPQHQSAQHQGGYPDPSWQQGDGQGHGPGW
- a CDS encoding NTP pyrophosphohydrolase, which gives rise to MDDNAPLLVIVDAANVVGSVPDGWWRDRRGAAERLRDRLAADGVPGRSGPVEIVLVVEGAARGVEPVPGVRVEAAPGSGDDHMVELVARAGGRPVLVVTADRELRRRVGELGAEVTGPRTVRPS
- a CDS encoding amino acid permease → MSSTLFRTKKVEQSILDTEEPEHALKKSLSALDLTVFGVGVVIGTGIFVLTGTVAKDNAGPATALAFVVAGVVCALAALCYAEFASAVPVAGSAYTFSYASLGELPAWIIGWDLVLEFALGTAVVAVGWSGYIASLLDNAGWHLPAALSGREGADGFGFDILAAALVLVLTAVLVVGTKLSARVTAVVVAIKVAVVLTVIVAGAFLIDGDNYDPFIPKAQTVDAGGGLDSPLIQLMFGWAPSNFGVMGIFTAASVVFFAFIGFDVVATAAEETRHPQRDMPRGILGSLLICTTLYVLVSIVVTGMQHYTKLSVDAPLADAFKATGHPWFAGFISFGAAVGLTTVCMILLLGQTRVFFAMSRDGLLPRLFSHVHPRFKTPHRPTILLGVIIAILAGFTSLSELAELVNIGTLFAFIVVAIGVIILRRTRPDLPRTFRTPLVPVLPIVSVVASLWLMLNLPAETWLRFGIWMAVGFAVYFLYGRGHSRLGLQQRATAGQAAKPPHGTAE
- a CDS encoding nucleotide sugar dehydrogenase — translated: MSRSSTVDLVVVGLGYVGLPLARSAAGAGLKVIGLDRSRRVVDQLNAGRSHVDDITDSEVGAMLDQGFQAVDRAEVIADAAAVVVCVPTPLTDHGAPDLGAVHAAVDDIAAHLRPGTLVVLESTTYPGTTDEVVRPRLEAGGLRVGTDFHLAFSPERIDPGNASFGLENTPKVVGGITADCTKAARALYERFVHRVVEAKGTREAEMAKLLENTYRHVNIALVNEMSMFCREIGVDLWDAINCASTKPFGFAPFYPGPGVGGHCIPIDPNYLSYKVRSLGIPFRFVELAQEINQRMPVHVVNRAADLLNDQGKAVRGARVLLLGVTYKPDISDQRESPALAVAENLLARGAELVYFDPRVEDWEVAGRRVERVDDYLAEAASADLTVLLQPHREIDLAELADRARALFDTRGKSADHPRVVKL
- a CDS encoding polysaccharide deacetylase family protein — its product is MSKEHSRTSVRSLSRRAALLMGGTGGVALAGGGGAWLGAHAAQPAAATAAEAAIGGLTTPPAYAPSGRRPKYRRATWSQQFQASHGWTPAGAGTASAEANDTSGFVRGTQSVRVTTNGTGKQSYVRRTGMTAQNLTGKMIRLVFRVDDVANLSKLVFYLGSGSLANYFSWTFHAHSTTSANYVQSGEWVTVHLQWADVAGAAGTYSISASGTPSTKTGFTDMSFAVYDNAGGPVTYRLQAVELIPDTASVFPKGVVSLTFDDSHKSIHDLARPAMDQFGFPGTVYNIADAIGTGSFLTVNQMRSMQDFSGWEMAGHSYANATHTASYPKLTAEQADEDFRKLREWLVGNGFSSEHFAYPHGSFEKTTDGVPVDQIASRHFTTARSIVSETIESFAPAMPYRLKALTGINDGTGIGGTALSKVTGAGGKLDRCANNGDWLILCLHRIVEGAPASSTEIGKAGLTTLMQAIKDRGIPVLTVEEAMASYT
- a CDS encoding NAD(P)-dependent oxidoreductase, producing MTDSITVSVLGTGIMGAGMARNLARAGHTVRAWNRTRDKAEPLGADGITVTDTPAEAVRDADVVLTMLYDGPAALDVMGQAASALRPGAAWLQSTTAGIEMIGELADFARAHRLVFFDAPVLGTREPAEAGQLLVLAAGPTGSRDAVAPVLDAVGARIVWTGEDGAQGSATRLKLVANSWVIAATAAAGEVLALSQALGVDPHTFFEAIAGGPLDMGYLRAKSQLVLDDRLTPAQFAVSTAAKDARLIVRAGELSGVRLDVAAASAERLERAAAQGHADEDMVAAYFASFDEKEA